A portion of the Candidatus Methylomirabilota bacterium genome contains these proteins:
- a CDS encoding helix-turn-helix domain-containing protein: protein MPKGLSDSAALPTAPARALPGFHGAVSEFKRHLLEATLTQSGGNRTRAARALGLQRTYLLRLIREFEIRVPPAAMAPRRGEASARPAQTR, encoded by the coding sequence ATGCCGAAGGGCCTGTCCGACTCCGCGGCGCTGCCCACCGCGCCCGCCCGGGCGCTGCCCGGCTTCCACGGTGCGGTCTCCGAGTTCAAGCGGCACCTGCTCGAGGCCACGCTCACCCAGTCCGGTGGCAACCGCACCCGCGCGGCGCGGGCGCTGGGCCTGCAGCGCACGTATCTGCTGCGCCTCATCCGCGAGTTCGAGATCCGCGTGCCGCCCGCGGCGATGGCACCGCGACGCGGGGAGGCGTCGGCGCGACCGGCTCAAACACGTTGA
- the cimA gene encoding citramalate synthase, whose translation MAVTSRSRAIKIYDTTLRDGTQGEGVAFSMEDKVRIAQRLDALGIHYIEGGWPGSNPKDLRFFKRVQGAVFKTAKISAFGATRRPGVRPQDDGNLQALVEAGPPVVTIFGKAWDFHVTAALGTTLEENVAMIGDSVAYLLKHFEEVIYDAEHFFDGFKRNPEYAMRTLLAAESAGAHCLVLCDTNGGSLPHEITAIIREVRRAVKADTPLGIHVHNDTECAVANSLTAVGEGIEHVQGTINGYGERCGNANLVSIIPNLMLKMGLECIPSANLRELRDISRLVSELANRKPWAAQPYVGDSAFAHKGGIHVSAVLKHPETYEHVDPDAVGNQRRVLVSELAGQSNVLWKAREYGIDLDKNTPDARRILEMLKRLEDEGFLFEGAEASFELLMERALGNHRPYFELQGYRVIVEENAGDGEPVAEATVRLRVKGIEEHTAAAGNGPVNALDHALRKALEDFYPNLREMALLDYKVRILDEAKATAAKTRVLVTSGDGNDTWGTVGVADNIIEASWQALVDSVEYKLRRDEKQGKR comes from the coding sequence ATGGCCGTGACGTCCCGATCGCGCGCGATCAAGATCTACGACACCACCCTCCGTGACGGGACTCAGGGCGAGGGCGTGGCCTTCTCGATGGAGGACAAGGTCCGCATCGCCCAGCGACTCGACGCCCTCGGCATCCACTACATCGAGGGCGGCTGGCCCGGCTCGAATCCGAAGGACCTGCGCTTCTTCAAGCGCGTGCAGGGCGCGGTGTTCAAGACCGCCAAGATCAGCGCGTTCGGCGCCACCCGCCGGCCCGGCGTGCGCCCGCAGGACGACGGCAATCTCCAGGCGCTGGTGGAGGCGGGCCCGCCCGTCGTCACGATCTTCGGCAAGGCGTGGGACTTCCACGTGACCGCGGCGCTGGGCACCACGCTCGAGGAGAACGTGGCCATGATCGGGGACTCGGTCGCCTACCTCCTCAAGCACTTCGAAGAGGTCATCTACGACGCCGAGCACTTCTTCGACGGCTTCAAGCGCAACCCGGAGTACGCGATGCGCACGCTGCTCGCCGCGGAGTCGGCGGGGGCCCACTGCCTCGTGCTATGCGACACCAACGGGGGCAGCCTCCCCCACGAGATCACCGCCATCATCCGAGAAGTCCGCCGGGCGGTGAAGGCCGACACCCCGCTCGGCATCCACGTGCACAACGACACCGAGTGCGCGGTGGCCAACTCCCTGACCGCGGTGGGGGAGGGCATCGAGCACGTGCAGGGCACGATCAACGGGTACGGCGAGCGCTGCGGCAATGCCAATCTCGTCTCGATCATCCCGAACCTCATGCTGAAGATGGGGCTCGAGTGCATTCCGAGCGCGAACCTGCGCGAGCTGCGTGACATCTCGCGCCTGGTCTCCGAGCTGGCCAACCGCAAGCCGTGGGCCGCGCAGCCCTACGTGGGCGACTCGGCCTTCGCCCACAAGGGGGGCATCCACGTGTCCGCGGTGCTGAAGCATCCGGAGACCTACGAGCACGTGGATCCGGACGCGGTGGGCAACCAGCGGCGGGTGCTCGTCTCCGAGCTGGCCGGGCAGTCCAACGTGTTGTGGAAGGCGCGCGAGTACGGGATCGATCTGGACAAGAACACGCCCGACGCCCGGCGCATCCTCGAGATGCTCAAGCGGCTCGAGGACGAGGGCTTCCTGTTCGAGGGCGCGGAGGCGTCCTTCGAGCTGCTGATGGAGCGGGCCCTCGGCAACCACCGGCCGTACTTCGAGCTGCAGGGCTACCGGGTGATCGTCGAGGAGAATGCGGGCGACGGCGAGCCGGTGGCCGAGGCCACCGTACGCCTGCGGGTGAAGGGCATCGAGGAGCACACCGCGGCGGCGGGCAACGGCCCGGTGAACGCGCTCGACCACGCGCTCCGCAAGGCGCTCGAGGACTTCTACCCGAACCTGCGGGAGATGGCGCTGCTCGACTACAAGGTGCGGATCCTCGATGAGGCCAAGGCCACCGCGGCCAAGACGCGCGTGCTCGTCACGTCCGGAGATGGGAATGACACGTGGGGGACCGTGGGCGTGGCGGACAACATCATCGAGGCGTCGTGGCAGGCGCTCGTTGACTCGGTGGAATATAAGCTCCGGCGCGACGAGAAGCAGGGTAAGCGGTAG
- a CDS encoding sulfite exporter TauE/SafE family protein: MIPAIMAVVVLGAGIVKGAIGFGFPSLATPLLSLVTDVKTAVVVLILPNIIMDGIQFVRRGAPMATARRFATLLVSGAAGMVLGTRVLTMLSPRAATFTLGFFVVAFVILSATGLSPKVPAHWERWLSAPAGFVAGVVGGVTNAPATPLVLYFHAIGLGKHDFVASVAFTFIFYKAVQLGAVGWYGLLTWPVLWISVGLTAVALVGFAVGLRLQDRLDQRTFNRAVLVFLGALGAWLLVRSLR, from the coding sequence GTGATTCCCGCGATCATGGCCGTGGTGGTGCTGGGGGCCGGCATCGTCAAGGGCGCCATCGGCTTCGGCTTTCCCTCCCTGGCGACGCCGCTGTTGAGCCTGGTGACCGACGTGAAGACGGCGGTGGTGGTGCTGATCCTGCCGAACATCATCATGGACGGCATCCAGTTCGTCCGGCGCGGCGCGCCGATGGCCACCGCGCGGCGCTTCGCGACCCTGCTCGTCTCGGGCGCGGCCGGCATGGTGCTCGGCACCCGCGTGCTCACCATGCTGTCGCCGCGCGCGGCCACGTTCACCCTGGGCTTCTTCGTGGTGGCCTTCGTGATCCTCAGCGCCACCGGCCTCTCGCCGAAGGTGCCCGCCCACTGGGAGCGATGGCTCTCGGCGCCCGCCGGCTTCGTGGCCGGCGTGGTCGGCGGCGTGACCAACGCGCCGGCCACGCCGCTGGTCCTCTACTTCCACGCCATCGGCCTCGGCAAGCACGACTTCGTGGCCTCGGTGGCCTTCACCTTCATCTTCTACAAGGCGGTACAGCTCGGCGCGGTCGGCTGGTACGGGCTGCTCACGTGGCCGGTGCTGTGGATCTCGGTCGGGCTGACCGCGGTCGCGCTGGTGGGGTTCGCGGTGGGACTCCGCCTGCAGGATCGCCTCGATCAGCGAACGTTCAACCGCGCGGTGCTGGTCTTCCTGGGCGCCCTCGGCGCCTGGCTCCTCGTGCGCAGTCTCAGATGA
- a CDS encoding OB-fold domain-containing protein, translating into MADLRASRCPRCRRLVVPPASICPDHPVKMEAAVLPPLGEVVSFTTLHSPPEGFRAPLHIALVQLEGGARLFCHGTATEGVKIGSHVAVEAVDSVLYFSHIGFTDRARLFWKRAGARGERVAAIGKSVVQGVWNRRPRGKD; encoded by the coding sequence ATGGCCGACCTGCGCGCCTCGCGCTGTCCCCGCTGCCGGCGCCTCGTGGTGCCGCCGGCCAGCATCTGTCCCGATCATCCGGTCAAGATGGAGGCGGCGGTGCTGCCGCCGCTCGGGGAGGTGGTCTCGTTCACCACCCTGCACTCGCCGCCCGAGGGCTTTCGAGCCCCGCTGCACATCGCCCTCGTGCAGCTCGAAGGCGGCGCGCGGCTCTTCTGCCACGGGACCGCGACCGAGGGTGTGAAGATCGGCTCGCACGTCGCGGTGGAGGCGGTCGATTCCGTGCTCTACTTCTCCCACATCGGGTTCACCGACCGGGCGCGCCTGTTCTGGAAGCGCGCGGGCGCCCGCGGCGAGCGCGTCGCCGCCATCGGCAAGAGCGTCGTCCAGGGCGTGTGGAACAGGAGGCCCCGTGGCAAAGACTAG
- a CDS encoding MaoC family dehydratase, with the protein MPVGPLGLEVGQTARRTQTVTADDVELYARLTGDRNPLHFDADFAARTRFGRLVAQGGIAAGMLNALVAMDLPGPGTVFMSQALKYLAPTYLGDTLTAQVEVLALKPDKPVCQLRATIRNQDGVTLLEGECWTYTMRPS; encoded by the coding sequence GTGCCGGTCGGGCCGCTGGGGCTCGAGGTGGGACAGACCGCGCGACGCACCCAGACCGTGACCGCTGACGACGTCGAGCTCTACGCGCGGCTCACCGGCGACCGCAACCCGCTGCACTTCGACGCCGACTTCGCGGCGCGCACGCGCTTCGGCCGCCTGGTCGCCCAGGGCGGTATCGCGGCCGGCATGCTGAACGCGCTGGTGGCGATGGACCTGCCGGGGCCCGGCACCGTCTTCATGAGTCAGGCGCTCAAGTACCTGGCCCCGACCTATCTGGGCGATACGCTGACCGCGCAGGTGGAAGTGCTGGCGCTCAAGCCGGACAAGCCGGTCTGCCAGCTGCGCGCCACCATCCGCAACCAGGATGGGGTGACGCTGCTCGAGGGAGAGTGCTGGACCTACACGATGCGCCCGTCCTGA
- a CDS encoding CoA transferase — MAKTRARSGKAAAPTRRAKTAGRPAARPPLHGVRVIDLTRVLAGPFCAMSLGDMGAEVIKIEEPGRGDDTRGWPPFVSGEATYFLSVNRNKKSLTLNMKAPEGQAILRRLLVSADVVLENFRPGTMERLGFGYEALRKMNPRLVYCSISGFGESGPEAHRPGYDLIVQGESGVMDITGFPDGPPVKVGNSIGDLVAGMAAAQGITLALLSRQRTGTGQKVEIGMLDVMASLLTYQAGLYWNAGGRPARRGNEHPSIVPYEVFKAKDVYLTLGVANNSLWERTCRALDREDLIRDPRFDTEANRVANRKVLVPLLNEILGARPADEWLARLDKAGVPAGRIKSVAEVCESAHLRARGMMVSLPHPKAGPITVMGVPVRLHDTPGAATAAPPLLGQHTDEILTGLLRMPKARVEALRAAGVV; from the coding sequence GTGGCAAAGACTAGAGCCCGATCCGGCAAGGCTGCCGCTCCGACCCGCCGAGCGAAGACCGCCGGCCGCCCCGCCGCCCGCCCGCCGCTGCACGGCGTGCGCGTCATCGATCTCACCCGCGTACTGGCCGGGCCGTTCTGCGCCATGTCGCTCGGTGACATGGGCGCCGAGGTCATCAAGATCGAGGAGCCCGGCAGGGGCGACGATACGCGCGGCTGGCCGCCCTTCGTGAGCGGGGAAGCGACGTATTTCCTCTCGGTGAATCGCAACAAGAAGAGCCTCACCCTCAACATGAAGGCGCCCGAGGGCCAGGCGATCCTCCGGCGGCTGCTCGTCTCCGCCGACGTGGTGCTCGAGAATTTCCGGCCCGGCACGATGGAGCGTTTGGGCTTCGGCTACGAAGCGCTCCGGAAGATGAATCCGCGCCTGGTGTACTGCTCGATCTCGGGCTTCGGGGAGAGCGGGCCCGAAGCCCACCGGCCGGGCTACGACCTGATCGTGCAGGGCGAGTCCGGGGTCATGGACATCACCGGCTTCCCCGACGGCCCGCCGGTGAAGGTGGGCAACTCGATCGGCGATCTCGTCGCGGGCATGGCCGCCGCGCAGGGCATCACGCTGGCCCTGCTGAGCCGCCAGAGGACCGGCACCGGGCAAAAGGTCGAGATCGGCATGCTGGACGTGATGGCCTCGCTGCTCACCTATCAGGCCGGCCTCTACTGGAACGCGGGGGGCCGTCCGGCGCGGCGGGGCAACGAGCATCCCTCGATCGTGCCCTACGAGGTGTTCAAGGCCAAAGACGTGTATCTCACGCTCGGGGTCGCCAACAACTCGCTGTGGGAGCGGACCTGCCGCGCTCTGGATCGCGAGGACCTGATCCGCGATCCGCGCTTCGACACCGAGGCCAACCGGGTCGCGAATCGCAAGGTGCTGGTCCCGCTGCTCAACGAGATCCTGGGCGCGCGCCCGGCCGACGAATGGCTCGCCCGCCTGGACAAGGCGGGCGTGCCCGCCGGCCGCATCAAGAGCGTGGCCGAGGTGTGCGAGAGCGCGCATCTTCGCGCGCGCGGCATGATGGTCTCGCTCCCGCATCCCAAGGCGGGCCCGATCACCGTGATGGGGGTGCCGGTGCGCCTGCACGACACGCCGGGCGCGGCCACCGCGGCGCCACCGCTGCTGGGCCAGCACACCGACGAGATCCTCACCGGGCTGCTGCGCATGCCGAAGGCGCGCGTCGAGGCGTTGCGCGCCGCCGGCGTCGTGTAG
- a CDS encoding fumarate hydratase, with amino-acid sequence MISVKLVEDTARELMARAAIDIPVDYREGVRLARDREGNRLARFVLDQMLGNWEIASADRRPMCADTGLPRYYVKLGNEAVVEGGLVALERALRKATAEATQAIPLRPNRVHPLTREDRNDNVGIHAPEITYAVEPGADWIDVTTVHKGGLFGSDYRMLFPGDGVAGIKRFFVDTLIESGKRGLACQPAIVGVGIGGAKDTCVRIGKEAACLRTVGSRNPDPAAAALEDELTALGNYIGIGAMGFAGTSMVVATHVELAYTHTGGMPVGIHQFCLSSRRATARIASDGRVEFRSDPGWFTDYYRRSGIE; translated from the coding sequence ATGATTTCGGTGAAGCTCGTGGAGGATACGGCGCGGGAGTTGATGGCTCGGGCCGCGATCGATATTCCGGTGGATTATCGGGAGGGGGTGCGGCTGGCGCGGGATCGGGAGGGAAACCGGCTGGCGCGATTCGTGTTGGATCAGATGCTGGGGAATTGGGAGATTGCCAGTGCGGATCGGCGGCCGATGTGTGCGGATACCGGGTTGCCGAGATATTACGTGAAGCTGGGGAACGAGGCGGTGGTGGAGGGTGGCTTGGTGGCGCTGGAGCGGGCGCTGCGGAAGGCGACGGCGGAGGCGACGCAGGCGATTCCGCTGCGGCCGAACCGGGTGCACCCGCTCACCCGTGAGGACCGCAACGACAACGTCGGCATCCACGCGCCCGAGATCACGTACGCGGTCGAGCCGGGAGCCGACTGGATCGACGTCACCACCGTGCACAAGGGCGGCCTCTTCGGCAGCGACTACCGCATGCTCTTCCCGGGCGACGGGGTCGCCGGGATCAAGCGCTTCTTCGTCGACACCCTGATCGAGTCGGGCAAGCGCGGGCTGGCCTGTCAGCCCGCCATCGTGGGCGTCGGCATCGGCGGGGCCAAGGACACGTGCGTGCGCATCGGCAAGGAGGCGGCGTGCCTGCGCACCGTCGGGAGCCGCAATCCGGACCCCGCCGCGGCCGCGCTCGAGGACGAGCTGACCGCGCTCGGCAATTACATCGGCATCGGGGCGATGGGCTTCGCGGGCACCTCGATGGTGGTGGCCACCCACGTGGAGCTGGCCTACACCCACACCGGCGGGATGCCGGTCGGCATCCACCAGTTCTGCCTCTCGTCACGACGGGCGACTGCGCGGATCGCTTCCGACGGGCGCGTGGAATTCCGGAGCGATCCGGGCTGGTTCACCGACTACTACCGCCGGTCCGGGATCGAGTGA